Part of the Mangifera indica cultivar Alphonso chromosome 4, CATAS_Mindica_2.1, whole genome shotgun sequence genome, ACTTGGGCTTTAGtctctattttatcttttaggTAACTTGTAATATCTGTAGCTGCCAATGTTGGAGTGATCCTCAAGAGCATTCTGACAAAAACCGTAAAATTTGGATGTAAAACTCGGCAATTTTGTACTGTTCTCTGTGTTTGATCTTTTAGACACAGCTTTTGTTCTAGTGtttgatttctctttttcttgtaaCGATAGCGATGGTGTGGAAAACATTTCTAGTTTGTGTACCACATTTGGATTTTTGCCTTTTGTTGAAAGAATCAAACCAAATGAACTGCATTGGCTAGACCCAAAAAATTATTACGCATATGTTACATTTCAAAATATGAACAAATCAATTCAGGATCACATTCAAATTCAGAAGCCTACCATCTCCCCCTGACATTTGATCTGAATTTTATGATGGAGGTTACAACACCATCAGAGTAAGCATAACAGATTTTATTATACTCCTAGCTCCAATTGTGTTGACAACAGAAGAACAATTAACAAGAAAAGATCTTCGCAAAATCTGAGGCTCTAAAAAATCCTGATGCCAGAAGCTTGATTACTAGCCTTCCATAGTGCATAAGCTATGACTGGTCTCTCACTACGGTAATACGAagatctctcttttctctcccCAAGCAATACAATTATCTCCCTTACAGTGGTTTTCATCTCTATAACCTGTTTCTAATTTCCCCTTCAAGCATAATTTTTGACAACAAAACATGTGTTCCATCAGCTCTATAAGCAAGCTTGATCCCTCTATGgcttttttgttttgattttatttgttagaAACCTGGGGAAAAACTTGTTAATTTATCAAACCTAAGGGGTGTGGGAGCCCTGAATTGAATAGAGTTTCAGCAGGCTCAAATATAAgcccaataataaaaaatagattacccgCCAACCCAGCCCACCTGATCCCTGAAACAATCGTTGCCTCCATATCTCACagccctaaaaccctaaatataCCTCCCCCCTtgtacttcttcttcttctaactTCCCTTTCCCTGTATTCTCCCGCATCTTTCTCTTCGAATTTTATTCACAGCGGCAGACAAAAACACAATGAGAGAAGACAAAAAGAGCTCTGTGGGAGCGAGATTacagaagaagaaagataagcTGAAGAAGACTAAGATTAATCAGAAAGACAAAGAAGacaacaaaaacacaataacAGAGAAGCTGCCATACGAGAAGACAGTTCAATACAAAGAAGGAAAACGACCtcaaaagaagaaacaagagTTACCCGTTGATTCCGAGTCTGAGTCCGGCTCTGAGTCCGATCATCAGGTGCTTTTTTtactgcattttttttttgttctttaccATTCCAAGTTTGTTTGTTCACCTGTTATAGATATTGGAGAAACGCAAAACTTGTAAAGACGTTGCTATGGCggtatttatttcttttattttttattgaaaatgtcAACCTGGGTGATGTTTAATTTGAGTGAAACAAACTCGTGTTATTAACATAGAAACTTGAGATGAGTAGCTCTAACATTGAATTCTAAATTATGAAGTAGAAATGACAAGGTTCAACTTGTGAGATCACAATATAAGTAACTTGTTTAGAACGGAAGTGATCTTTAGTGACCAGCTATCTTTTTAAGTATAGAGGATTTATAATTGTTGTGTTTGTGTGTTATgcaatattgataatttatctttttcaattaGAAATTTTCTGAGGATGATGTATCGGAAGATTATGAATTGGTGAGACAATCAGAGGTTGGAGAAAGTGAATTCTCGGGAGAAGAGGTACATGGTAATTGCCTTCATTTATCTCTCTACTTGTACATTGAGTCTTTAGTTGATTGTTAAAAGAAATTAGagaatgtttgaaaatgatcactaaaccaaaaaaaattagaatgatTTTATGTACTATgtcttaaaataattattatttttaagaatgcCATTAGCTGCTTCTGTTTTGGTGTCTTAAACATGAAAACTCAATGaactatatatttttctcaGTTATTGGAGGATGCTGCTTTACTAGGTTTTAATCAGGGAGGAATTTAATCTGAAGGTTGGGTTGAATGTTAATATGTGTGGTTTGAAACCAAGACATCTTAAGTTCTAATCCCCTTGGGGCCACTACTAATAGTACATAGTTTGAATCTGTGGAGGATACATGATATtggatgatgataataataataacaacaataataataaccataataatgatgatgatgatccaGCATTTCATTGCTAAATGTAAATAGTTTGCATCCAAAGAAACATGTGTAAGAAtgcattatatatatgtaaaaagaaattaataaaagtcaAACCATTTTTTGGTAATATCTTGATTACTTCAAATTTTGACATATCTTGGCTGGTTAATAGGAAGTAGATGCTTTATTACACTtctgtattatataattttcttaataactTTGTTAATACAGGTAACGTTAATGATGATGGGGATGATTATGATCATGGTCAAGAAGATCACAGCTACAGTGATGAGACTCACCAAGGGGTGGAAGAAAGCGATTCATCTGAAGATGAGGTTTATTGTATTCTCGGTGTCTTAGTTTATCAGTGTTATTCCTTGTTCATTTCAAATACAAATTACCATTGACTttgttgtttctctctctttctctcttttcaattAGGTGGCTCCTCGAAATACAGTTGGAGATGTCCCCTTAGAGTGGTACAAGGATGAAAAACACATTGGATATGATATTTCTGGGAAGAAGATAacgaaaaagaaaagacaagaTAAACTGGATTCATTTCTTGCAAGTGTTGATGATTCAAAAAATTGGTGAGTTAGGTTTATTGTGGTTATCATGTTTTCATGTAGGTTGCCTTCATTTTACAAGTTTATCTTGATGGTTTAAAGGAGTTGAGCTTAGCACAAAAATTGTTGGCTGTTGTAGTTTAATTTCTTACCCTTTTTTCATTCTCCACTAACCTTGATGCTTTTATTGTGTATGGATTACTGGCTGCAATGTTTTGTGTTCTGTGGTCCGTcgtaaaactatattttttctgTTGTAAGAAGGTTCCACTGTTGCCTTTTTGAGTTTGGTATCTGATTTTACGTATCCATTTACTATGAAGTAAAGCATGTTGTGGCACCAGCTGGGAAGGAAGGGGCTGTGAAATTTAAATCccttcaaaaatttataaaatgtgaTTCCCACAATGCTACCAAAACTGAACGATCTATTTTGGTGAATTTATGTAATTCTCAGGCGCAAGATTTATGATGAGTATAATGATGAGGAGATAGAGCTGACAAAAGAGGAGACAAAGCTTATTCGTAGATTACTCAAAGGAAAGGCACCGCATACTGAGTTTGATCCTTATGCGGTCTGTAGTTTCCATTCTTTCTcatgtttattaatatttctaagtttttttaatcctttttcttatgcttgaatttgatttgtctGGGTATTCCATTGCAGGATCATGTTGACTGGTTTAAGCATGATGATGCTTTACATCCATTGTCAAATGCTCCTGAACCAAAGAGGCGGTTCATTCCGTCAAAATGGGAAAGCAAGAAGGTAAGTTGTTTAATGACTTATTGTTTCTATATAAtgtgatggaaaaaaaaaacacatacaaAATAGTTGCTCTCTTCCACTTATTAAAAGTTTTGTTTtagtttcttatatttttatttattggttGCCTTTATTATGagcaaaacaatttttttgtgaCCTTTGCTAGTAGAGAGTAATTTGTGGAAGCTACATAGTTCAATGTTTAATGTGCAGTGTTTTCTCTTTCCAATGTACAGGTGGTTCAGTATGTGAGGGCAATTCGCAAAGGATTAATAAAGTTAGATGAGCCAAAAGAAGAAGAGCAACGTTCCTATCTCTTGTGGGGAGATGATTCAAGTGCAACAGAACAGGCTAACCGATTATCCTATATCCCTGCTCCAAAGCCAAAATTACCAggttgatatttttcacattttgttttgaattttacatTTGCAAATTCCTTGTTGTCTTTATGAGATTTTCTGAAAACTTCAATCAAACTGGCTTTTAGGTCATGAGGAATCATACAACCCTTCTCTTGAGTACATTCCAACGCAAGAAGAGATTAACTCCTATCAGTTGATGTATGATGAAGACCGCCCTAAATTTATTCCAAAACGGTAATGTACAATATAGCTGAATGTGTCTAGTTATGtttattatcttgttttatttgaatttagcattctaaattaaattttttctgcACAGATTCACATCATTTAGAAGCATCGCTGCATATGAGAATGCTGTTAAGGACTCCTTTGAACGTTGTATGGACCTATACTTGTGCCCAAGAGTTCGGAGGAAGCGGGTATGTTGGAGTTACTTAATCttcctaaattttattatctttaatggTTTTGTTGCAAGATCTTTAAATTAATCCTTTCTAGCTTTTGTATTTGAACTCTGTATTTCTGTGTTTTAGGTTAATATTGATCCTGAAAGTTTAAAGCCCAAGCTGCCAAGTCGAAAGGATCTGAAGCCTTATCCTGCAACTTGCTATCTTGAGTATAAAGGTCACAAAGGTGCAGTTATGTCAATATCTACTGATGCTTCAGGGCAATGGATTGCTTCAGGTGTGGATGTTCATCTTAAACACTTGTTTCATTTTCTAATCAATAAGTAAAGTTGTTGAAGAATGTGGATCTTATAATTTCTGATAATGTGCAAAGGTTCTACTGATGGAACTGTGCGTATTTGGGAAGTTGAGTCTGGTAGATGTCTCAGAGTCTGGGAGATCAGTGAAGCTGTGCAGTATGTGGCATGGAATCCTGTACCTGAGCTTCCTTTATTGGCAGTTTCTGTGTAAGGCTGATTGCATTGTCTTTTAGCTTTTCGGCTTTTCTCtttaactttctgccatgatgCCATCTGTGTTATATTACTCATGCATGCAAATCAAATACAACAACTTTCTAGGGGACAAGATGTGCTGATTTTGAACACTGGATTTGGGAATGAAGAAGACCAAAGAAAAATCAGGGAGCTTCTGCATGTTCAGACTCCGACAGCTCCAGATGACTCTGGTTAGTGTGTAATAGTTATGCTTCTGAGTACACTTTGCTTTCTATccttgaatatttaaatttatctgaTTTTGCTGTATCTTTTGTGTGGATAGACAACATGGCTTCCATTGTGAGTTGGCATCGAGATGACAAACATGATGGGATTAGGTTGAAGCACTTTAAGGTATCTTTTGGTCGGTTTGCTCATTGATCtagttgattttttttggtAGTATTAGATCGAGCCGAGTGgaatgttttattttgaaaaacttaacTGCATGCCTGAATGGTTTTTGCAGACTGTGACTTCAGTTGAGTGGCACCGTAGAGGAGACTACCTTTCAACAGTGATGCCATCTGATatccttttttttcatatgatttatattatttttgttggtttgtttACGCGCATGTTAGAATCTATTTCTTAgtgacaaaataattttgagtatAGATTACTTTCAACATAGCTGGACTGATGATAACTGCCTTTGCTGTTAAACACTCAGGACCTGCAACTACACACACACATTATAAACCCTTTTCTAATGTTGGGAGAAAGTCGTCATGTTCAGGTTAAGGCAATCAATACTTTAGTGTAGGCAGGCCCAATCCTGCATAATCATATCTATGCTTAGTCTATTTTCTTGGAAGTTTTGGGGTAGGGGGGTTTGAATGAAATTTTGTGCATGTATTTCTTTTTTGCTGGATTTTCTTGACCTATAATTACGTGAATCTAGAGCAATTCTCATGCACCAGCTCTCTAAGAGGCTTTCCCATCGAATCCCTTTTAAGTTGCATGGACTTCCTGTATCATCAGTATTTCATCCTACACGTTCTGTATTCTTCATTTCAACTAAGAAGAATATTCGTGTTTATGATCTGGTGAAACAAAAGCTCATCAAAAAGCTTGAGACTGGGCTGCGTGAAGTCTCCTCAGTTGCAATTCATCCTGCTGGTACGTTTGTGTTACTCATCCATTTAAGAACATCGTTTGCTAATtgtacttattatttatttctctttttatggTAAGATTGAGATATTTATGCTTGTTTATCCAGTTTCTCTATTAGGTTTGTCTGATTTGTGCCTTCATGCAGGTGATAATTTAATTGTTGGTAGCAGAGAGGGAAAATTGTGTTGGTTTGACATGGATCTATCCTCTAAACCTTACAGAGTTCTCAAGTATGTGATAAcactacaaaaattaaatatataattatataaacaatttaaaggttttttttttttagtttatgtcCGTGATCCAGAGCTGTGTCTATGCTTGATTTTTATGTTTGAGGATTGTTATGAATCTTTTATGCAGGCACTATACATGAGAATTGAATATTACTTGACCATGTTAATAACCTATCAAAGTATGTGGTTAACATAGAAATTTTTATGGGAAGCAACACACAGTccaagttattaaaaaaaaaaaaaaattcagagaaCACTCACCATTTTGCCTTTACTGTATTTTATTTAGTTCGTGTGTTATGTTGTGAGGTGAAGTAATATTCATTCTCTGATTTGATTTTGGGACTTCTCAGGTGTCATCCGAAAGATATTACAAATGTGGCTTTTCACCGATCCTACCCACTATTTGCATCATGCTCTGATGACTGTACAGCATATGTTTTTCATGGAATGGTTTATTCAGATCTTAACCAGAATCCTCTTATAGTTCCCTTGGAAATTCTCCGAGGGCATAAATCCTCAAATGGAAGAGGTAAATcccattgttttatttttcctctattatatatgtaatatactGAAATCACCCTGGATGCCAGTTTGATGAAAAAACTTATATTGCCTGTCCACCCAACTCAGTATATAAAATGTGTTTTTATCTTGCCCAAAATATCTAGTGGAACATAATTTGTACAGCTGCTTTTGTATCTTGAAGCATGCAAATATCGAAGTGTTTCAGTTTAAATCAACTGATGCGAACTGCTGGTGCTGTATTGCAGGTGTTTTGGATTGTAAGTTCCATCCAAGGCAGCCCTGGTTATTTACAGCAGGTGCTGATTCAGTCATTAGACTATACTGCCATTAAGATGATAAGAAGGAAGCCAATGATTCTTTTCACACTTTAAATGACTGCATACTCAGTAATGGAACGAAAAGGTGATCAAGGCCTTAGAgcttaaatgaaaatttcaacttGTAGAAGAAAGATTGTTTCACCATTCCAGATGGAGGAATAAAGGACCTGAATTTTGTACTGTGCAGTGGAAGGGTCGTTTAAACATTAAAGATACATGGTGTAACTGAGTTATTGTACCAGTTTAGTTAATGATCACTAAACTGGGctctattataattttgaaatgaattttgaacaGCATGCTTGCATGAATTCAGTGTTTGTCTCATAAAATTTGCTAAATGGGTTCTCCATTACTTTGACCATTAAACTTATGAGTAATGTTCAAACTTACAGCATTCAAAGAGTCCACAAAgagtatcatttttttttgtattactAGAGGTCATCATGGTCTAAAATTGAACGTCAAATTTTAggcaaaatataatttttagatttttttttttttaataactagtAATTCATACCCGAATGGTCTTCTTTTTTCACTCTTAACCTCAAGCAGTCCAAAACATTGGGAGCACTATTTAGAGTAATAGGTAACAATCTATCATCGAGGAACACTTTTGCGACAGCTCACTtctttttttgttcatatttgcAATAAAATGTGGagaagtgatatttttaaataagaactTCCGAAAATGATGATGTAAAGGAGTATCCCCATGCCCTAAATAAAGCAACAgaatagagagagagaagtcGGAAAGAAGTCAAGACATTAGAGACTTCTCCCCGTTTGACCGTACACTCTGCATTGATCTGCCGATTCCACATAGAAAAGTTGCTAGTATCATTGTTTGATAAAAGAATCGCTAGTTTTCAATTTGTACAATCTCAGTGCACAAGGATTTTAAGAGGTATTGATGATCTTGTAACaacttaataatattattcctACTTGTATAATGCTCTACTGGGTTCTGAAGTAACATTCATTGGCATTCAAATAACTTTAAAGCTGTACACAAAAGTGTGTATTAATCCACTATTTATACAGGTTTCACAAATCTATCAATGCCTTATTTGAGAAAACATATTGTGACAAAGAATTTGCTCATAATTTATAGAAGTTGAACTGCTGCAATGGCTGGGATTTTCTCTCGCAATTTCTGGGTAACAGCCACTCGAACAGTCATGACACTAGCTGCTGGACCTGTGATTCGAACTTTCACAATTGGTTCATCAATTGCCACTAATTCAAGAGATCCACCTGCTGCCCCAACAAGGTAGGGTCTGATTTCTTCAAGCACCTGAGAATTATATGGCATTGAATCAGGCAATAGAATGGTAAACCTTTTTTCTATCTTAAATTAAAGagtatatattcattataagatATGAAgtgagataaaatattaagtCAACCAGGTATCTCCAAAGAGAGTAAAAGAAGGGTACAGGGCAGCAAAATCTATACAATTAACTCCCCCACAATAAACACCTTCTCCATCAAACTATAACTCAAACCACAAAATTACATGAAACAACTTACTCCTATACAGTATGATACTATTTGCTAAGGTCTAGTCTGTTCAGTTTTGCTTTTGGAATTACCCAAAATTCATCCGCAGTTCTGTACCTCATGTATCTTGGTCTTTCTGTAATTTTCAACTGTCTGGGATATGGGTGCCACCATCTACCCCTAAAGGCCAAACTTCCTCATGATGGATCTCAACTCAGATTGTGAAGATGAGAGTGAGTTGATGTGTAACATACTCAATGTTAACACAAGGGCTCCTAGGCAAAGTATACATAAGATCTATAGTACTTTGGTAGAAAAAGACATGATTTTGGtagaaaaccctaaaaacaaaGTTGCAAGAGTCATCCCTGGTAGGGCCTGATGATGACAATTTCGCTTCCAAAATCCTCCTCgcaattagggctggattcgagccgagccagctcgagcttgagctcgagctcggctcggctcgagcccgaaacgagccgggctctgctcggctcgatcgagctcgagctggctcggttgatttttttttaaaattttttatacaaaacggcgtcgttttgatttttatatatacaaaacgatgttgttttgatatgaaaaaagagccgagccgaactcgagccaagcCGAGgtcagctcgagtcgagctcgagccgaactcgagccggccataaaaaaaccgagccgagcccgagctggttgcgagccgagctcggctcgaatccagccctactcacaattcaaatggattgTGTAAAAAGGAGTAATCTTGGAATTCTTGGAACCCAAGACCCAATGGGAAAAGAAGCTGAGTGCTGCATATGTCACGTAATTTGAGTTGTCAGTTCAATATATCTACTAAAATCTAAAAGAAATCTCTAACATCAAAACTCTCTGAATTGAAACTCAAAATTTCCTTGAGTTAAACATATCTTTTGCTAAATTAGGTCCaaaatagattttcatgagtTAGCAAATAGATGGATGGATAGGGAGCTTGTACAAGATTATAAAACTGACTGTCAGGGAGGAGTTATTCCAGAGGTCAATGCCCAAAGGATTTCACTGGAAGATGGAATGTTTCTCCCACTCTCCTTCCCTTTCCTTAAATCTCAGATATCATCATGCACTGTCAAAACATCGTCCAAACTACTTGATCACAACCAAAAACATTGTGTTGTTCCAACATCGAAAATCTATCTCctaaatttctttctttaacaGCATTAGTTTATCGTCCTTCTTAGTTTAATTGTTTGGTAtctttcaacaaaaatatgggcAACAGAAAAGTCCTTAACAAAATATAGCTTTGACTACCTTGTTCTATTCTGTTCTTCCTAGTATGATTGAAAAACACTAATTTTAAACTCAACCATTGCAGTCAATAATTCAACATACTTACATAGACCATCTACCCAGAATAACATTGTGCAAAAAGCCAAGGTGGGGGGTGGGCATGGAAGAACAATATGTGCATATAAAATGTAAAGCTCACCTTctctatattttcttcattcaaCTCAAGCCCAGTTTCTTCATCTGCTACTGCCTCCACTGCAACAATCTCAGGAATCTTTTCCATTAAGCGGCGTTCTATACCCAGCTTCATTGTTGTCACAGAACTTGGACAAGACCCACATGCTCCTTGTAACTTTAATCGTACAACATTGCCATCGATCTCATGTAATGCTACATTTCCTCCATCTGCTATAAGGTAGGGTCGAACTTCATCCAACACAGTTTCAATATTCTCTGCTGTTAATGGCAATTCAATAGCTGAATCTGGAGTAGCCACAGCCTTAACAACTGCACaatatcaaaaagaaaatttatggaTTCTCTATACTCTCttattaaacaaagaaaaagatgacTACAACCCACTGAACCCAgatacaattatttatatatattatatacattcCCCAAAATTTCAGAAAGAAAAACCAAAGAACATTAATAGCAATAATATAACCAATGTCTTTTTGAGAATTACCACACGTTCAAACATGAATCTATGACAGCATAAACAGTATCTTTCAAAAGCTCATCTATCGACTTGAACTTTTAACTTTTATAGCTACTCACTCAACCAAATAGTTATATGTTAGGATTCcccaattaattaaaacttagattTAAACTGAAAGCATATAGAAAAATCCACTGGCATATATTAGTCACAATAAGTTGTATTTATGCTTGTTTTTTGAGTTTGTGATGGTGATTTCTTTGAATCCAGATACCTACACAAGATGGGTGTCGAAGTTTGAACACTACTTTTTATCCATAAACTACCATATTGAGTCAAAATCATCACTTCCAAAATCCATATAAGAAACATCAAagtaatttattcaaatatgttaaaataaacACCAATTCAGCAAACCTAATTCAAGAAACAACTAAATTCGATCCTCtatttagagaagaaaaaagaaaaaaaaaactaaccaCGCCTCCGCGTGATATCAGGAGTTCGAATCAGCCGGAATCGACAACAAGAGCTGCGCCGCACCGGATTGCGCCACCTCGCAACCGAAACTCTTGCGCCATAGAAGCTTGAAGTCTGCgtgaatttgatattattaaaaaaataaaataaaatttaagaaacaaagaaaaaaaagaaaacaagtaaTCGAATCAAAtggaaatgaataaaaataagatatgtATAGAAAGAACCGGGGAGAAGTGGAACCTTGGGGTGACGACGAGAACAGGAGGGTGAGTCTGGGGTTTGGTGGGGCCAGGTGTAGGTAGGGTTTAAAACAACGCCTTgcatctctttctctctcaattTGTTCTCTCTGAACTGCAAAATTTCTGCTTCTGTTTCTCTTCTTTGTCCACTTTGGCGCCCTATTTTCTTTATTGGGCTGTTGGTGCTTTGTTATcacattttaatgattttatttttaaaaaaggaaaaataaaactgacctattattaactcaaaatgactaaaatatccACCTTCACCTCAAATCTAACTTTCTTTAATAGCGTTTGAATTACGAATTTTTAAAGACAGTTATCCCTGTAAGAATTGAGAAAATAAAtgtaagaatatatatatatatatatatcattttattttataaatatttttttctataaataatagtaagtgtacaaatattaaaattttaccgaAATAAAATAAGCAATGAAAATAAGAAGGATAATCCTATTTTAAAGAGTCATTCAGATCAAAAAATGGTAtctcttttctttatataaagctaaaaatattttatatttagatattctacattaattaaataaaattaatttataaaaatatagataaaatcatcaaattatatataaaaattatctgacagtcaaaataaaaaaaatataaaaattgtattattggTTAAAATACTAACCttggatttgaatttttttttctgttcctTCTTggatgatattaaaaaatataaatgtctTAAAATTTATCGAgggatataatttaaaatataaaatattctttaaatccaataatttaataatttaaagaaaagataaaattcttataatattgcttaaataatataaaaatatgattataataaattattaataattgattatttaatcaaataatccaatagtttaaattaaatatataaccaaaatttatagtcacaaataatttatatattttaaaactcttaaacatagaacaaattaaacaatattttaattactttataaccacagaaaaattaaaagagaaaaatagacTTTTATGTTACATTCATTTGAATCAAGGAAACACACAAATGATCAACAGCGATTTGccctaattttcttttcctttcaagAAGGATTGTTTGGCAGCCAAGAAAACAATAATCCCAGTTTATCAATTGAAGTACATGTTAGGAGACGCATAGATAGTAC contains:
- the LOC123213838 gene encoding ribosome biogenesis protein BOP1 homolog — encoded protein: MREDKKSSVGARLQKKKDKLKKTKINQKDKEDNKNTITEKLPYEKTVQYKEGKRPQKKKQELPVDSESESGSESDHQKFSEDDVSEDYELVRQSEVGESEFSGEEVHGNVNDDGDDYDHGQEDHSYSDETHQGVEESDSSEDEVAPRNTVGDVPLEWYKDEKHIGYDISGKKITKKKRQDKLDSFLASVDDSKNWRKIYDEYNDEEIELTKEETKLIRRLLKGKAPHTEFDPYADHVDWFKHDDALHPLSNAPEPKRRFIPSKWESKKVVQYVRAIRKGLIKLDEPKEEEQRSYLLWGDDSSATEQANRLSYIPAPKPKLPGHEESYNPSLEYIPTQEEINSYQLMYDEDRPKFIPKRFTSFRSIAAYENAVKDSFERCMDLYLCPRVRRKRVNIDPESLKPKLPSRKDLKPYPATCYLEYKGHKGAVMSISTDASGQWIASGSTDGTVRIWEVESGRCLRVWEISEAVQYVAWNPVPELPLLAVSVGQDVLILNTGFGNEEDQRKIRELLHVQTPTAPDDSDNMASIVSWHRDDKHDGIRLKHFKTVTSVEWHRRGDYLSTVMPSGESRAILMHQLSKRLSHRIPFKLHGLPVSSVFHPTRSVFFISTKKNIRVYDLVKQKLIKKLETGLREVSSVAIHPAGDNLIVGSREGKLCWFDMDLSSKPYRVLKCHPKDITNVAFHRSYPLFASCSDDCTAYVFHGMVYSDLNQNPLIVPLEILRGHKSSNGRGVLDCKFHPRQPWLFTAGADSVIRLYCH
- the LOC123212847 gene encoding nifU-like protein 2, chloroplastic; its protein translation is MQGVVLNPTYTWPHQTPDSPSCSRRHPKTSSFYGARVSVARWRNPVRRSSCCRFRLIRTPDITRRRVVKAVATPDSAIELPLTAENIETVLDEVRPYLIADGGNVALHEIDGNVVRLKLQGACGSCPSSVTTMKLGIERRLMEKIPEIVAVEAVADEETGLELNEENIEKVLEEIRPYLVGAAGGSLELVAIDEPIVKVRITGPAASVMTVRVAVTQKLREKIPAIAAVQLL